The Pseudoliparis swirei isolate HS2019 ecotype Mariana Trench chromosome 17, NWPU_hadal_v1, whole genome shotgun sequence sequence GTGTAACTGTCACACACAACACGCCTGTTGCTAACATGACCACCTCTCTGACATGTGTCCAGAAACTCTAAACCTCTACAactttaaagtttatttattttttacagctatTTGATCTAAGACTTCTTTAGCAGAACACTAAATGAAATTTATCTAATTATGATAAGTCATTATCCTGTAAGATTCAAGATTGAGATTTTGTTTTgattacacatatttattttaaacatatatCACATTTAATGACTTAATATGCtggttatattttaaataacatcTATTTATTGCCATCATTTTGACACATTTTGCAGATCTTGATGCTCATTgttgaaaagtaaaaataataatatgtcaACTTCAAATCAGAGTAGTTTATTTATAGCTCACACATGGTATTGACATCTACTCTGTGAACGGCAATAAGCTTTATGGTTTCATTCTTTTAATCTTCAACAGTACTTCATGAATACAATTGGAAAGTCGTTAACACAGTGATAACCTCTTAAGtttcatatattttcttttttaatttacatttatactttatatatattaaattatatgatacaaaaataaataacttaatTGATATATTCTTTTCACAAATCTACAATTAAACAATTTTTATCACACTTAACATTCTTTGATAAGGTAAACGACATACCTTTAAAGTCTTGGTCAGTTGGTTAGTACGTCTAATGATTTCACAAAAGGATACTTTTGTTGTTAGATCGACATAAGTTATAGCACGTGTATTGCTGGTGCATTAGACACAATCTATAAACAACACAAATGGAAACTGCATAGAAGATTCTAGTTCAAACCAGTTAATCTTCAGAAAACCATTCGATAGCAGCATGCTTAGTTGACATTTAGTGAGATGACAAACTACTTTTGCTCATCCCAAAAAATATATGTACTTTTCTTTGGCTGATTCATGTCAGTGCAAAACAGCAATCAAAAGCTCAGCTTGATTCTTTTACCTGCACATTTTGACAGACGTTTGAATGAGTGCTGTATGTTGGATATTCATGTATGTGACAACAGAAAAATGTCCTCAAAAAACACCTCTAATATTCTCTAAGAATAAGTAAATTAGATGATCATCAGCACGTCATACATGTTACAGTAGACAACAACACAGGTTTACGTCACATGTTGTTTCACAGTTACAGTGCATATTTAGAGATGCACTTAAAATCACATCACCACCTTTTGCCACTGGCACTGACAGTTCCCTATGCTTTCCTTCCGTTCTTCAACGGCTGTGCCTCTACCTGTGAAGGAGTCTGCGTCTGAGCCTCCACTTTAGTCTGGTCTGGTGTCTTCAGCACAACCTGCGGCAGTGTTTGCTGATTCTTGCTCAGGTCATTTGGTTTCTCAGGGGTCTTGTTTGGCCAGTTTGAGTCTGTTTGCGTGTGCGTCTCAAGTGTCTGACCCTGTGTTTGCTGCGTCGGTTTCAAGCCATAATTACATTTATTGCAGAGATCCCTCATATCCAGGAGTCCCTGAACCAGACTCTTGACAAACTCTGCTGAACATGTCTGCGAGCTCTCGTGGAAACTGGACACTGAGAAGATAATGTGGTCCGACTGGGGGTTGTAGCACGCTCCATATCCGTTGGTTACCACCGGCCCGTAGCTGCAGAACATCTCAACAGTCGTAGGAACCTGAGGGAAGAGAGAATACTTCAGTCCTGAACTATTGACCGTTCAACCTGTGTGTTTATATCTCAGTCTTTCTGTGAAGTGTTTCATCTCAAGCACAAGGCGAGAAAACACTGATGTCATATTTTCTGACTTTAGAAATCTTCTGGCAGGCTGAACACTACTCCTTGTGGCGAGTACATTGTTTTAAAATCAGATGCCAGTACCTGACTTGTAGAGAGAATGAACTGATTGCTGATGAGATAGGCTTCGTCTTTGAATATTTCTGGCGTCTCCATCTTCAGTTCATGTGCAATCTTACTTAGTCCCAGTAAGTGATTGTCTATTGCCATCCCTGTAATGGACTGAAAAGGAGAATTATTTCATGTGTTATGGTGTTTACTTTGGCAAGTAAAGTCAATGTTGTCATAGAAATATGTTTGAGGTTAGAGAATATAGTCACCCGAACAGTATACTTTGTTTGTGCGGTTATGGCACTTCGTAACATCTCCATCTTCTCCGCATCCTGGAGATGTAAACAAATGAGACAAATACTAGATTATTCCATGCCTTTACTTACAGTAAGCATAGTTATGGTGGTGGAGTTCATTAACACATATTTTTTAGTCGAACATCATGCTTAAATTGGACAGTATGACTATAACATGTTACGTTCGTGCTCAGTTTCCCCTCAGTCATTGCTTTGACGAAGGCCAGAGCTTCTGGTGTGGCTGAGCGGATGTTGTCGACCCTGCCCTCCTGAAAACGGCGAATAGAAGCACTCTCATAGGTTGACACCGGCCTGCCGTGACATCTggagaaacacacaaagacaacgcCGTGTagcttggtgctctgtgtgtaaCGTATGATAACCGGCCCTGTTGTCATCATCTCTTTCTTACCGGTAGTAGGCTAACTGAAGAGCGACCTGGATGTAGGCGTCGGGACTCATTTTCTGCTTCTTGATGAACTCTTTCCCGTAATCGCAGAATGTGTGGACATTCATGTCCAGATTTTTCACCTGCCTGAGTAAATAAGGTTCGATCCAGAAGCTGAAAGCATCTATACATGTATATGACTGCACAACAACCAGAGTAAAGCCATACCTCTGTAATATGTCGGCAGAAGAGGCGAGACGTTTGTGAATCTCTGGAGTACATTTCCAGCGGAGCCTGCGTGGTGCAGGCAGCTCGCTCACACTTGCAGCCCTGAGCAGCTTTGATGGGCTGCCAATCCTAATGTCTCATGAGTATATGATATCATATGGCATGTTTGTTTTAGGAGTCttatttgagttttctaatCATATCACACACTCATTTCCCATTTGACTTCTTACATGTATTTGAGCAGATATTCTGTGCACTGCACAAGGACAATTCCTTCAAATGGTGAGTGTTCACACACGACTCCGCAGCAGCCGTCAGCTCCTACAACAAACTGACACACTGATGCTATTGACAGTGGGATTTTCTCATTGAACCAGACTGCGATGCTTGATTATCTAATATTCAATTAATCTGCAGTGAAGAAATAATTTAAAAGGGAGGCCTACAATTTATCACAACATCTCCATCAAAGTTTATGCTAATGTGTCAGGCTGAAGGCTTGTAAGGATTTATTTCCATGTAAATTGTGAGTTTGCCATGGGATTGGCTAATTACCTTCACTGGCACTGTGAGATACAAATATGAATATGTTCATTTATATACATCATTAATTCCAGACATCAACTCATTCACAAACATTCCtcgcttctttttcttcttcttcttcttctgtaacTGTTGAACGCGTTCTCTAAAACATTTCGAGAAACTGCAACAAGTTTCGGGGGCCAATATTAAAAGTGGCCTCACTAGCTCACTGTGCTCACTAACCTGCATTGGCTTGTCGTACCAGCGATTGCCCCCGTTCTTGGCCACTCCTCCGCCGTGCAGCATCAACATGGCTCGTGTCGTGTCATTTATCGCCAGCCCACTGGCGTCATCCAGACAGAGCAGACACAGACAGCGTTCTATCATGTCCAGAGAGTCCCTGTTCGTAGACTCTGGAGCATacacaggaaaaaaaagttcatttgtTTGGGAAAATAGACTTTGTGACACCTTGGATCCACCTGACTCGTACCTCTCATTAGCACGCTGCGGGACTCGGCCCACTCGGCCCGTCCATCTGAAGTGAGGAGACCAATAGGTGGGAGCAGTTCTTCTTCGCTGTCAGCCATTCTGGCGATCTTATCCAGCTGAGTCAGCAGGTCTCTTTCATTCAGTCGGCGGAAGTTGATCACCACATCCAGCACAAAGAACTGGACAGAGGTTCAGATCGGACACGAGATGTTTCAAGATGTGCACTCGTCCCTCAGGTCTTATTTCAATATGAGCTGGGAATACATAATGCAGGCTGAAGCACAGGTGCATTTTTCTGATATTTGGTAGGATGTTTAAGGAGAGCAGAGACTTAAAGgagaattattataattattaattgtTAAACTTTGACAAACAGGTCCATGCCAACTTTGGATTTGTTTTTTCACTGTGTCTGACCTGGTTTTTACAAGCCACAATGATGTGTTCAGGCTCTGGCATCACACTACTCTGCTGGGCCACCAGCGTGTCCCTCTCAGGCCCCGGTAGGCGGTAAGACGTGAAGAGGCGATAGTACTGCTCCATGCAAAGAGGAGTTCCAGCCAGCTGGCCCCGAGCACAGTCCACAGGCAGGGTACGCCTACACACAGGCATACACTACGTTGTCAGGCCTTTTCGTCACACATGAATCGCATGTTCATTTGTTCTCTTATTGTAAATTCACTTACGAATCAAGAAGTGTCTTGTACTCCAAAACCCCAGAAATTAAGTGAGCAGCAAACCTAGGAAAGAAAAACTTTAAAATtgtaaaacagacacacacgcacacatgttgTACTTGGTCTCTCCTTCTCATACTATCTGTACTTCGCTGTGTTACGCTTAACACTATAATGCTATATGTAAATCAACTGGTTAAGGAGCCATTCTCTGATCAATACCACATTAACCAAACCACAGCCTTCACTGTCTGTTAGCCGCGCCACCAGGAGCCTGCACTGGCCTCGGAGGCCTCAAGGTTTTCTGGGTAATGACCCTATCTGTCTAATTTCGCATGTctttaataaacaaaaactGCCTGTCAAGTGGTTACTTTTAGACTTTTTATAATGCATGGAAATATCAGCTTCTTCCTTCACAGTTTCTGTTGTAGAGGTCGGCCAACAAGGGGCACTGACATGACCTCCTGTGATCGGTCCTGGGAGGTTTCTCTCATGACTCATGTCTCTCCGTAATTTGACTCATACCTTAAGGAGTCGATGGGAGCCTTGAAGTGCTGCTGTGGGAAGACCATCACAGAACTGGAGTTGACGGGCAGAGCCAGTCGGTTGTTCAGGTACATTTCATTCAGCCAGTAGTCGTACACCTACAGTCAGACGTAGAGGCATTcgattaaagaaacaaaactcgcctttttaaaactgtttgattgtgtgaccagatgatgtTATTCACCCAGTTTGCcgtgtttcccctcctctctgtgagTTTGCTCTGGAGTAGCTCCCCcactcctccagctgctccaaACTGCTCCACCACATGTTGGGTCATTTTGAACTGTTCCTCTGTGAGCAGGTGCTTCATACACCCCAGGTACACGTCCAGGGTGTCTTTCAGAGCGGGGAGGGGCAGTTTAGGAAGACCCTGAGCAGcatgtcaaataaatatgtttcaatacatacattttgttgttgtagttgtttagAACAGCTGCCAATGTTGTAAAGTGTTCACTTGACTCAGAAAAATAGATTATTTCATTTAAGTGCCAAAgcatgtatattatttataaattaacTTTACAACAATTACTATTCAATTTGATCTCTAATTCTTATCACTGTTCTTTAATGtaattatactgtatatgttaTGTTCCTTATTGTTTGTAATAcgttatttatttcatgcatATTCTAGTGAAACTATATATCTACAATATATAAGTCAAGTTTATAATTACATCTTTGCTTCCTAAACCTTTGGAGGGCTCTTGGTCCACAACTGGCATGTTGGTGCGAGGGGCAGCCTTGGAGACAGACTCTGCGTCCACAAGTACAATGTTATCATTGTCAGGATCATGCACGTCGCTTTACAACATCACTATGACGGTCTAACTGAGCAGTTGTTTTTAGTCGTTGCACTATGTAGGAATTTTTcagaaaaagtaaaatattcAATACATGTATGTATCACTGTCACgcctaaaacaataaaataatgcaCACTTTGGAAGACGTTCACATCttgttttaaattgtttatcAAACTTGCATGGTTGATGTTAACACACTGTCATAAATAACTCTAATAGGCTACATTAACCACATTTGAATAAACCATCACTTAAAAATAGAAGTGTTTTACTCACCAGAAAGAAAAGATCAATCTCACTCGTCCTGGGGCTCGAACAAGGAGTTTAGGTTTATCCGGTTAGAGTTGAATCCATTGCTGGTgggatttcttttaaatgtgatactttgctctttttttaaatttgagcaTCTTTCAATCTCCAACGTGGAAAGAGTGCATCTCCCTCGCTGGCTCAGGAGAGATGCTGAGAGGGTACCTCACTCTCATGGCTGCCAGGCTCCTCCCAGAAGTCCTGCTATTCGTCGAGAAGTTTATTTGGCTCCTCACATCTTCACTCCACCTTATTTACACACCGACTGAACGCCTGAGATGCTCACACCGTATACGCTGTGCAGCACTTTGGATGTCATGTGCAAGACAtttctcttttgttttctgGATTCTCAACACTTTCAGTCCAGTTTGGGCACATTGATTCCACCAAACTGCCTTCGACTCAGTTCATTGACGTTGTGTATTTAAAATGATGTGCAACAACGTGGATTCTGAACCTGCACCCACGCTTTGACCAACTGAGGAATTTACACACAATATCAACTTCAGGATCctacatttaattattattgtttcaaACAATTAATATTTTAGGAAAGGttgccttatatatatatatatatatatatatatgaatgacaGAATACTGTGTAATAGGCATCACAATACCTCAGTTTAGGCcgtcatatatttaatattcgaTTGTTCAATTAATTTGCGTTCAAGTGCAAACGTCCAAAGTGAATACAACgtgtattataaatataatcataGTTTATAAAGTAACATCATATTATCGTAAGAATGTTCATAGAGGGAATACCATGTGTGATATACCTCAATAAGTGTAATTGAGTTATTCAATGTATTGCCTGAATAAATAATTGACCGAAAAACTGTTCACATAATATtgatttaattatttacatgaatatacatgtatgtacagtCGTAGATCACACAACGAGGCTATGCATTCCAGAAATTCATCATCCAAAATCAACAAAAAATAATCAGACACCAAGACAAAGATTTCCGTTCATTTCCATCGTTGTATCTTTCTAAAACCGTCGTGTGACACAGTATTGCATATTGATTTTAGCAGCACAACTCTGGCAAAAATGATTACAGATTACATTGAAAGACGCATACTTTAGAATTGTTCTTTtgttaaaatacatttacacacaATCCCTGAATATGAGTCAGTTTCTGATACAGTCATAAACACTGTTattgaataaacatttatttcaacAGTTCCTTCACAATATTCTCACTTTAAGATGAACAAAGTCCAGCGAGGGCCAGCAAAAGCTTGAAGCGACTTGATTTGACAGTACCCAAAAGAATTTTCACCAGAAGCTGTAAATAATGTATATCTTTACACAATCCTAATCGTGTTATGCAATTGATTGGATCGGAAGAAATGCACACCATTCTTATGGGCACTTTGATACTTTAACACTCTGTTCAGGGACATTTACGCAAACTCTCCTCCTGAGGATTCCTCTTCAGAATACGACCGTTGTGCAAATGTTTCAATGCCATTCTCGTCTAGTGTTGTACACAaaccctttcttttcttctctcgttGCTCCATCTTAATCGTATCGTACAGTCCAGTTGGGCCATCCTCCAGCAGCATATTTCTCTCGGAGAGCGAAGGCTTCATCTGTGTCACGTTCTTCAGCAGAAGGAGCGCCGGCGCGTAAAGTACATTGGCGAGGCCCATGCCCAAGTTGAGCTGGACAAAGCCCAGGTTGTGCACTATTTGTCCAGCCGCCACTGGCCCGATGGCATAGGCCACGCAGTAAGAGATATCTGCGATGGCGTACACACTGCCATACACTGACACATGCCGCACATCCACCAGGAGAGCCAAGGTTGGCAGGAGCGCCGTGTCCACGAAGGCGATGCCAAAGCAAATTCCGCACAGCGGGATCATGAGCTGTCCAAAGTTTTTACACGCTGGCACTGTACAGGAGCTTGCGCCTATAAACACCATACCTATAGCCGCGTAAAACCACTGGAGATGAGGGTACTTGTCTGCTAATTTGACAGTGAGATATACACCTaaaacatgagggaagaaggcagGGAACCATATCATGCCGATCTCCCACTGGCTGGCATGCATGTTTTCCTCCATCCAGTTGGCGATAGTTGGTTCAAGAAAGGCGAGAGGGATGTTACAAATAGTTAGAGCACCAGCCACTACAACTATATAAGGATCAAGCATCAGTTTATACATGGGGGTGCCCACTGGCATGTTTTCTCGCTCTCGGTTAGAAAAGGGTTTCAGCACAGTTAGGCACAATATACCATCGAAGAGGCAGACACCGGCCAGAATTAGGAAGGGCACCCGCTTCCCTGCGAACTGGTAAAGGACCCCTCCAAAGGGGGGCGCCACAAGACTTCCAAAAGAGATGAAAGCCAAGGCAATACCGAGCGCTTTGGTCCTCGCTTTCTCTTCTGTGTACTTGTCTGCGATCAGAGCGAGCCCCGCGGTGTCCGCGAAAGCCGAGCCGAGGCCCTGCATGCTGCGCGCCAGGAACAGAGTCGCGTAATTTTCCGCGAAGGCAAAAGTAAGGGTGGATAGAAACATGACATTGAGACCAATGAAGAGTGGAATATCATACCCGACCCTGTCTATGAACGTGCCACTTATCGGGTTCACCAGGAGCTGTAGGATGGCTTTGGAGGCAAAAAGAACCCCAATCTGTAGGTCGAAGTTCCGCTTGGTAGTTGTGGTGCTGTTGGTGAAGTTGGAGTGCGGTGCAACAGCTTCGGCATGATCCGCTGCTTTCTGTAGCTCTTCGAGGTAATCTGGTATAATTGGTACAATAACCATGTAAAGCATGTTGTCCAACAAAAGTGCTGTACAGACTATTACTAGAATAATCCGTTTCTGCCGATCTGGGTTTTGGATCACATTGCCCAGTTGTTTAGTTCTTTCGCCCATCTGGCACAGTTTGGTGGCGGCAGATTGTGCGAAATTAGTAGTTTCTCCCTCTGTGGTCCCCTCCGGCTCCATGATTAGCTCCCTTTCTGTTTCAAGCTTTGTCTTTTGAGAAAGAAAATCGGCTTCCCCGTGTTGATTTGTTTGTTGAATTGCGCACGCCTGGCACATCTGTTATGTCTCTAATTtagtttcccccccccaagcaCCGGGAGCCCCTTCTAATGAGCTAGATAACTTCCCTCTGCTTTTCTTATGCTCTATCCCTTGCGTCTTCCGTCATCGCACGCGCTTTTCCACTCCCGTGACTTGGATTCGTTTTATCCCCGTCGTCCCAAGTTGCTTCATTGTCTCATACCCCGTCATTCAGGTGACGCGCTGGTCCCGGGAAGCACTCAGGTTGGGCATTCACTACAGCTCACACTGCCGGCTCCATCGGCGCACTCGCTGTTTCAGGTTCGGCTCCCAGCTGTCTCCATTCACCTGTAACGCTGTGAGCTAAGTCATCATATAACATCCACCGGACTGGTTTTGTCGGCCGAGGAAGGAGTCCACACTGCAGTTTGTTGACTCCCatagttgcccccccccccccaccctccccatgCACTCCCATCTTCGCGGATGGCTGTGACGCACATGTCCTGCTGCTCTCCAGAATAAATTTGATCTCATACTAAATCCCAACTGCGCATTGCTGTCCAGTGAGTTGGTTCCAGACAGAGACAAGGGTGCTTGCCTCCAATTTATGTGATATTTTAACCTCCTCCATTTTAAGTTACACTGAAGTAGAATctgattatttaatttaataaaggtATAAATCGCAAAAATTCTGGCAACGCCACCCAATGACATAAACTCAGAAGCAACAAGGCTACAAGACAGAAAACACGCTCAGATGTCCGCGTTTCTCAATAAGAACACACGTGATTCAGCACCACACCCCGGTGGACAGCTCCACAGAAGACGCTGAGGTTTAAatgatgaaaatgaaatgtaatcttTTGAATCGTCCAACATTTACTCTCTAATACAACCTTCTTTTTTTCGGACAGCGGGGAGTGGAAGTAAGTTATAGGTTCAAGGATCCGCATCCCCATCGTTGAGGTGTAAATGAGCAAAGCACTGCATGTCTGATTCAAAATAGGTTTTCATGTACAACTGACAGGATTTCAACGTAATTATCAGctatttttctttatattatTGTCCCTTACCGCCAACTTCCTGTTACTTTTCtgtttgtaaatatgtttttaaaagaatctCGCTAAAGTCAGGACATTCACGTTggataatgtttatatatttacatctgAAGATATATAGGCATACTACTACGACCATATATAAACTTCAAGATACCTTTTAACCGAAACGAGAGCGTAAACTGGGCTTTTAATATAGCT is a genomic window containing:
- the LOC130207146 gene encoding choline O-acetyltransferase-like, whose amino-acid sequence is MPVVDQEPSKGLGSKDGLPKLPLPALKDTLDVYLGCMKHLLTEEQFKMTQHVVEQFGAAGGVGELLQSKLTERRGNTANWVYDYWLNEMYLNNRLALPVNSSSVMVFPQQHFKAPIDSLRFAAHLISGVLEYKTLLDSRTLPVDCARGQLAGTPLCMEQYYRLFTSYRLPGPERDTLVAQQSSVMPEPEHIIVACKNQFFVLDVVINFRRLNERDLLTQLDKIARMADSEEELLPPIGLLTSDGRAEWAESRSVLMRESTNRDSLDMIERCLCLLCLDDASGLAINDTTRAMLMLHGGGVAKNGGNRWYDKPMQFVVGADGCCGVVCEHSPFEGIVLVQCTEYLLKYMIGSPSKLLRAASVSELPAPRRLRWKCTPEIHKRLASSADILQRQVKNLDMNVHTFCDYGKEFIKKQKMSPDAYIQVALQLAYYRCHGRPVSTYESASIRRFQEGRVDNIRSATPEALAFVKAMTEGKLSTNDAEKMEMLRSAITAQTKYTVRSITGMAIDNHLLGLSKIAHELKMETPEIFKDEAYLISNQFILSTSQVPTTVEMFCSYGPVVTNGYGACYNPQSDHIIFSVSSFHESSQTCSAEFVKSLVQGLLDMRDLCNKCNYGLKPTQQTQGQTLETHTQTDSNWPNKTPEKPNDLSKNQQTLPQVVLKTPDQTKVEAQTQTPSQVEAQPLKNGRKA
- the LOC130207262 gene encoding probable vesicular acetylcholine transporter-A, which codes for MCQACAIQQTNQHGEADFLSQKTKLETERELIMEPEGTTEGETTNFAQSAATKLCQMGERTKQLGNVIQNPDRQKRIILVIVCTALLLDNMLYMVIVPIIPDYLEELQKAADHAEAVAPHSNFTNSTTTTKRNFDLQIGVLFASKAILQLLVNPISGTFIDRVGYDIPLFIGLNVMFLSTLTFAFAENYATLFLARSMQGLGSAFADTAGLALIADKYTEEKARTKALGIALAFISFGSLVAPPFGGVLYQFAGKRVPFLILAGVCLFDGILCLTVLKPFSNRERENMPVGTPMYKLMLDPYIVVVAGALTICNIPLAFLEPTIANWMEENMHASQWEIGMIWFPAFFPHVLGVYLTVKLADKYPHLQWFYAAIGMVFIGASSCTVPACKNFGQLMIPLCGICFGIAFVDTALLPTLALLVDVRHVSVYGSVYAIADISYCVAYAIGPVAAGQIVHNLGFVQLNLGMGLANVLYAPALLLLKNVTQMKPSLSERNMLLEDGPTGLYDTIKMEQREKKRKGLCTTLDENGIETFAQRSYSEEESSGGEFA